AGGTACTGCGCAACATCAACTCATTCCTCGTTGTGTTTTACAGCAATTTCAGATAAGATTGCTTCTGCTCCCACCGTTTATATGGATTCCACGTGAGTGGGATATGACTCGAAGAGTTATGTCCCATTCATTTTTTATTTCCAAAAATCGAAATTCAGTTTATGTTATACTATTCGTTAAAAAGAAGGGGAGTTAGAAAAAATGAAATGTACCGTTTTAAGAGTAGATGCCTTTACTACAGTTGTTGGACAAGGGAATCCAGCAGGCGTTGTTCTAGGTGGGAATCAGTATACTACAGATGAAATGCAAACTATTGCAAAGCAAGTTGGCTTCAACGAAACCGTTTTTGTTTGTTCAAGTGATAGAGCTACAATTAAATTAAGGTATTTTACCCCAGGGCACGAAACACCACTTTGTGGACATGCCACGATCGGAGCGATTTATGCACTGTATAATGGAAAAGGAAATCAACAGCTGCAGATTGAAACTGGGGCAGGAATACTACAAATTGCGTATGATGATAAGCATCAAAGGGTTACTATGGAGCAGGCGGAGCCTAAGTTCGTTGATTTTGACGGGGATCGACTAGCTCTTTGCCAAAGCTTAGGAATTGAACTAGAAGATCTTCATAAAGATTATCCTATTCAATATGGAAATACGGGATCATGGACACTGCTCGTACCCGTGATCAATACAACGATTTTAGATAGAATGACAGCAACACAGGAAGCTTTTCCAGATATTTTAAAGGAAATACCGAGATCATCGATTCATCCTTTTGCAATCGTTAATGAACGAACGGGTTCTTTTTCAGCGAGACATTTTTCTTCACCGTTTTCCGGAACAACGGAAGATTCAGTGACTGGAACAGCATCTGGTGTAATGGGAGCATATGCATTAAACCAAATTTATATTGACGAAAAAAGCAAAGAAATCGATATTTCTCAAGGAAAGCATGTTGAGATGGAAGGCTCCGTTTTAGTCAATGTTATAAAAAATAGTAGCGGAGTACACAAAGTTAAAATCTCTGGAACAGCGTGCCTTAACGAAGAATTCGAGGTAAGCATATAAAAAAAGAGACAGACGTATAACTAAAGCGTTATAGATCTGTCTCTTTTTGAATTGAATGGCATTGGGGAAAACTAAACACTTCCACCCAGTTGCTCTGATACGTTAACGTTGGTATCTATTTCGAAGAATTCGACGAACGCCATGCATTTTCTTTTGCTTTTCGATTGGAGCATTATCTATGATAAGTAAAGCAATCATCACATAAGCAATGAAACTCTTTCGTGAGTATAACGTATATCTAGATACCCAATCAGCCGCATATTTTTCTTTATAATCGCGTAACCCTTGGAATGAGTAAAATCGTGATCCGAATTCGTAAACTAGATAAGCGATTCGTTCTTGAATAAAACTTTTTTTAGAGGTTCCTACGTTGGATAAAGGTGCCATCCCTAAGTTAAAGTAAGT
This sequence is a window from Enterococcus sp. 7F3_DIV0205. Protein-coding genes within it:
- a CDS encoding PhzF family phenazine biosynthesis isomerase, which codes for MKCTVLRVDAFTTVVGQGNPAGVVLGGNQYTTDEMQTIAKQVGFNETVFVCSSDRATIKLRYFTPGHETPLCGHATIGAIYALYNGKGNQQLQIETGAGILQIAYDDKHQRVTMEQAEPKFVDFDGDRLALCQSLGIELEDLHKDYPIQYGNTGSWTLLVPVINTTILDRMTATQEAFPDILKEIPRSSIHPFAIVNERTGSFSARHFSSPFSGTTEDSVTGTASGVMGAYALNQIYIDEKSKEIDISQGKHVEMEGSVLVNVIKNSSGVHKVKISGTACLNEEFEVSI